The Ananas comosus cultivar F153 unplaced genomic scaffold, ASM154086v1, whole genome shotgun sequence genome contains the following window.
AGATGGTAAATTAAAGAATACATAAACTTTCTAGAAAAAgagttttatgatttttaaaatttattttctggctCGCCAAGTGGGCATAATGTGAAAGGTCAAAACTAGCAAccttctaaaaatataattaaaaaatatcttaaattcaCAATCTTGGTTGTAGATCTTGATCTAGATATAGTTGAgaagattttatttattatcaaaagCTCAACTAATTCGGATGGTTCTTTGTAGTAAAACAAGAAGAAAGTGTCATGTTTTACTTgttaaattgtcaattttgagaccattcgatcactaggtaaatgataacaacaaaaaaaaaaaaatttcagatccTAAACCatgcaaatatatattctagatcatatttaacgatacAGGACGTTTATTTAAATGCctcatcatcaaaaaaaaaaagtatcaaagtcatttcactttaaGAAATATTCCTGCTGAACTCACaaagataataattatttcgaaaaaaaaaatcagttaatGTCAAAACTTGTAATGTAGAACTTTTACAAATTGCAACACAAATCACAGAAGTTGAAATAGAACTTTTAGATTCTGGCCAATAATAGGCAGTATGAATGTCGAGGCAATAAAACTAAACATATTAGAAATACGGGAGTTTCATGAGTCTAAAATTAAGTTCTTATATTGCTATCAAAATAAAACTATTTGAAGAAGCACTAATAGTTTCTTGCTCAAATGACTTGTAGTCCTCATATATATTAACTTAAGTATGAACAAGAACTCGATTTATAATTGTTAATTATAGAATAATTTACAATCACTCTTAATACAATTCCCTCTACTCACTGACTAGCAGCAGATTCATTTACTTTCCAACTCTATATTGATTTCATACACCTCTAAAGGACTTTTTCACAACTTGCTCTACAAATATACATTGAGGTCGAGTTCGGTATGACTAGTTATGATGAATCTTTCAGATAtctcaaaattttgttaaactgAATATCAAACAAGTTACTGCTCTTTGTTCTTACAGACTACAATACTGTTACTggtgtttcttctttttaactGAGGATTCAAACAAATGTTTGTTTAATGCACTACTGAATTGCCTAGAATCTTAAGAATGttaaacaataattatttttgctaCGGCGCATCTAAAGAGACATGGTAGTTTGGAAAGATTATTGATTCCAGGCTCCCTTTGTAGGAAATTCCTATGGCGGAGGCTATGATAAGCTCATTAGTCCTAAAGATAGGTGCTGCTTTAGCTATTGAAACAACAAAATCAGCAGCATCACTATTACTAACACGGATGTTAGCAATGAAAGAACTCATGAAGGATATAAGTGAGATTAAGGATGAGCTTGAGAGCATGCAATCCTTCCTACGGATCATGGAAAGACTAAAAGAGAAGGATGAGAGCACAAAAATCTTTATAAAACAAACAAGAGACTTGGCTTTCGACATTGAGGATATTATAGATGCGTTCACGTATAAGCTGGGCGAGGAGCAAGGAGGGGTTCTACCAACAACAATCAAGAGGTACAGAAATATAAAATCCTGGCATCACCTTAGCAAGAAACTTAAAGATATCAAAATTGACCTCCAAAAGATAATGGAGAGAAGGACACGATATGATGCAAGAGGAATGGAAAGTGAAGCAAAACCTCGAATAGCTGTTGGCGGTAGCAAGAGTCGTGCAGAATCAGCGCATTTTGTTGAGGAGGATGATATCGTGGGTATTGACAAGTATAGGGACTTGTTGCTCAGATGGTTGACAGATGAGGAAGAGCAGCAACGACAGCCCATGATAATCTCAGTGTTGGGGATGGGTGGTCTAGGGAAGACAACTCTCGTAACTCATGTGTACAAAATCATCAAACCTACCTTTGATGCTTGTGCCTGGGTTGCTGTATCTCAAAGTTATGAGACTCGTGATTTGCTTAGACAGATCTTAAATGATTTCTATAGGGAAGATCGTGAGAAAAGAGAAGCACCTAAAAACATTGATACCATGGATTACAGAAGTTTAGTTGAGAAAAGAGAAGTAACTAACAACATTGATACCATGGATTATAGAAGCTTGGTTGAGACTATCCGCACTTACTTGCAGTGTAAAAACTATATACTCATTCTGGATGATGTTTGGAGTACTGACGTAATGGACAATATAAAAGATGCACTTCTGAATAGTAATAGCAAGAGTAGAATAGTTCTGACAACAAGGATTCGTGATGTAGCACTATTAGCTGACGAGCACCGTATGTTTGAGCTAAAGACGCTAGAGGCAAATCATTCATGGGATTTGTCTTGTAAACACGCATTTTGGAAAAGTGCAAACAAGATTTGCCTGCCACCTTTAGAACAATGTGCTAAAAAAATTGTCGAGAAGTGCGGTGGCTTGCCCCTTGCTATCGTATCTATAGGCCGTCTCTTATCATTTCGAGAACAAACCGGTTCTGAATGGGAGAAGGTTTACAAAGATCTTGAGTGGTATCTAACTAACAACGATTCGAAACTTCATGAAAAAGTACATAACATTTTGAAACTTAGTTTGGAGGATCTTCCCCATTACCTTCGAAATTGCTTCTTATATTGTTCTAGTTTTCCCGAAGATTATCGAATTAGCGGTTACAAGCTCATATGGCTTTGGGTGGCTGAAGGGTTCAttgaagaaagaggagaaacgATGGAGGAAGTGGCCGAGGACTACCTTAATGAACTTGTTCATCGCTGTCTACTACAAGTCGTTGAGAGGAACGAAGTCGGTAGAGTTCGTGCATGTCGAATGCATGACATCATTCGAGTCCTTGCTCTTTCGGAGTCAAAGGAGTTAAGTTTCTGCATGGTTTACGAGCAATCAAGGACAAAATTGCAGAGATCCAAAGCACACCGTTTGTCAATCCTAAGCAATATAACTAATTATTGTACTGAAGAGAAATCTTATTTGCGTTCAGTACTTATTTTGAACAATTCCGAGAGCTATGATTTACTGAAGTCGGTCTTAagatcatcaaaatttttacgTGTCTTGCAACTAGAAGAAGCGCCAATCAAGAAACTACCGAGTGAGATCTGTAACCTATTCAACCTGCATTATCTTGGTTTGAGAGCAACAGAAATTAAGGAGCTTCCAAGATTAATCGGGAAGCTACAAAATCTGCAAGtattagatatatttgaaagtgaAATAAAAAAGCTGCCAATGGGAATAACAGAGCTTCAAAAGTTGAGACATCTAATTTTGCCCCGCAATTTGGGTAAGAACATCAAGGCACTGGTGGGAATATGGCGCTTGAAGGGCTTGCACACTTTAGGATATATTGAAGCAACTAGGAAGATTGTGCGGGATGTAGAAGCTTTGACTGAGTTACGGACATTTAGGATAAGGGGCGTAAGAACCCATCACTGTGCAGACTTGTGGAATAGTATCACAAAAATGAACCATCTTAGCTATTTATTTGTTGAAAGTGAACGAGGACAAGAATTACAGCAGTTGGGCACTCTACGCCTACCTCTACCAATTCAAAGATTATTGCTGTGGGGTAAATTAGACAAAAACTCACTCCCTGAGCTTGCCACGTCCTTTGGGTCTCTAGCAAACCTAACCACATTAGCACTTTCAGAGGCAAAATTGGATGAAGATACATTTCCTTACCTACAAGCGTTGCCTGCGTTGATGTTTCTCTACCTTTCCGAGGCATACGACGGTATGAAGTTGCACTTCCAAGCAACATCATTCCCGAAGCTAAAGGAATTGTACATAACAGATGACCCGAATCTCAAGCAGGTGGAAATAGAAAGAGGAGCAATGGCAAGCCTGAATAAGCTTCAGCTAAAAAGTTGCCTCGAGCTAAAGGAGCTGCCCCACGGCATCGAGTACCTTACCACCCTTCAGGATTTATACATTGCCTACCCAGCAGAGGAACTTGTTGAGCTGCTTctaggaggaggagaaggcgacCACAGCAATGACTGTCGTACGAGGGTTCGCCACATCCCGAATTTTACTATTGGTTTCGAACGACACGGCGAGTTTGTCACAGAAAGGATTCAGTGATTCCGTATCATGTAGGTGAGTTTGTGTGCTTTTTGCAAAGCACTGGCCGAGCTTGATGCTTTCATATTTTCCGCCTCAGATCTTCTAAATAATCCGTGCTtgagaaaaattgaaaatgatGATCGATATATGCAGATATTAtcttatatgtatattttattttattttattttcagtgTATACGTATGTAAAAGTGAACGCATCAAATTAGTTGGTGCCTTCAGCTACTCCACAGTATTATGTATTCGGAGAATGCTTTGTACCCGTAAAACTTCAtttattgacaaaaaaaaaaaaagaaaatccttcccttataaatatccatatttttttattttctaagatgactaaattttctttacttgttaagaaaaaaataaatttttttttttgcatttctaACAATTTCAGGGTAtcttcagtataaattataagaaatggacggAATAGTAGCTAGTGACGGAATTCTGACGATCGAAAGGCGTTTAAATCcatcaacttgaaattttgagaagataaaatatatatttttttttcaaagtcaGTGGAGGAAGTGAAAAAACAAGTAATTTACATagagttttctatattttacccttattggaaagattaaaaaaaaaatttgaagaaaaagctTCAGTATAATGTCTGAAAGGATAAAAGCAAATTTCAGTTCTTAACTAGGTTGAGTTAATCCTAGATAAATAGGACTTGATATAATAAGAAATAGAGTAAAATTAAGAATCTAATTGGACTGTGAGTTCTAATTAGTCTCTACCTTTGACACATTCATTACATATAAGATATACGGGGAGATGAGGGAATTAATTAAACTctcaattaaataatatttagcaAATCAGAGGGGTCCATTATATTGAAATAATGATGACCAACTTGTTGgccaattaattttaattagtctctcaattaattttaattgttgAAACGAAAATCAATTGTCTCATGaattgatttaaaaaatatattgattatttttaataaaccaTTGTATCGTCTAGTGTCTATAttattacaatatataatatatgattcatttactactaattgaattgaatttgaatatggattaatgtagatatagataaaattatcGGGCTAATcctactttatttatatttacccaaaagaaataaaaaaaaagggtaattgGAATATGTATCGAATCTGATTTCTTCAAAAGCTTTTCTATCAAAAGAGGAGAATGCATTTGTTCGTAATTATGTGGAGTGATtaacttaataattaattataactttATTCTAGGACATCATTGAGGGTTAATCTtaactcaaaattaaattattacaattttatcatATACTCAATTATATCATATACTCTGTTTGGAATAACTAAGGTTGATTCATAATTATATGACTAATAGAGATTCCAAAAATTTTTcccaaagttttattttttttcccttacaAAGAATAGacttttatataaaaactaatcaatattatattttacaagcCCTATGGCacctttataaaataaagaagtcaaattataaaaaattttcttataaatacctgttttttttacttttcttttgtaactttcaaaaatctacatttgCCCCCTCAACATTTTAAGTTGTTGCATTTTAACCACTCTCCGGTAGAGTTCcattaatttcttataatttatatcaaaaatatccttcaaaataagaaaaatatattaaaaattatttttattataaaagaagcaaaaataatttggtcattttgcccaatccattaatactGTACTCTccg
Protein-coding sequences here:
- the LOC109704863 gene encoding disease resistance protein RPM1-like — protein: MAEAMISSLVLKIGAALAIETTKSAASLLLTRMLAMKELMKDISEIKDELESMQSFLRIMERLKEKDESTKIFIKQTRDLAFDIEDIIDAFTYKLGEEQGGVLPTTIKRYRNIKSWHHLSKKLKDIKIDLQKIMERRTRYDARGMESEAKPRIAVGGSKSRAESAHFVEEDDIVGIDKYRDLLLRWLTDEEEQQRQPMIISVLGMGGLGKTTLVTHVYKIIKPTFDACAWVAVSQSYETRDLLRQILNDFYREDREKREAPKNIDTMDYRSLVEKREVTNNIDTMDYRSLVETIRTYLQCKNYILILDDVWSTDVMDNIKDALLNSNSKSRIVLTTRIRDVALLADEHRMFELKTLEANHSWDLSCKHAFWKSANKICLPPLEQCAKKIVEKCGGLPLAIVSIGRLLSFREQTGSEWEKVYKDLEWYLTNNDSKLHEKVHNILKLSLEDLPHYLRNCFLYCSSFPEDYRISGYKLIWLWVAEGFIEERGETMEEVAEDYLNELVHRCLLQVVERNEVGRVRACRMHDIIRVLALSESKELSFCMVYEQSRTKLQRSKAHRLSILSNITNYCTEEKSYLRSVLILNNSESYDLLKSVLRSSKFLRVLQLEEAPIKKLPSEICNLFNLHYLGLRATEIKELPRLIGKLQNLQVLDIFESEIKKLPMGITELQKLRHLILPRNLGKNIKALVGIWRLKGLHTLGYIEATRKIVRDVEALTELRTFRIRGVRTHHCADLWNSITKMNHLSYLFVESERGQELQQLGTLRLPLPIQRLLLWGKLDKNSLPELATSFGSLANLTTLALSEAKLDEDTFPYLQALPALMFLYLSEAYDGMKLHFQATSFPKLKELYITDDPNLKQVEIERGAMASLNKLQLKSCLELKELPHGIEYLTTLQDLYIAYPAEELVELLLGGGEGDHSNDCRTRVRHIPNFTIGFERHGEFVTERIQ